The region TTTGGCCCTGCGATGGCACAGCATAACTTACACTCATCAAGCGCGGTCGCTGCTGCTTTTGTCTTCGCCGCCATTATGGCACCAAGCTCAATTGGGGCTTCCCTCGCCGGTCGAGTTTCAGCCATCACGGCACAAAAGGTAGGAATGTACAGTTTCACGCTGCTATTGGGTGGGATTTTGTTTTTCCTCTACCAAGGCATGCTCATTCCCTTTGTGATCACCAGTATCTTAGCTGGCATTGCCCAAGGGGGTGTTCTTACAGGAAGCATTCAAACCTTAGTCACCGATTTGAAGCAAGACGAACGTGCGAGTGTCCTATCGCTTATCTACACTTCCTCCTACATCGGAGCGGCAATTCCAACCCTGATTGCTGGACGAATGTCTGAATCCTATTCGCTCTTTACTGTGGCGTGTGGCTATGGGGTGTTGGCGCTACTTGGCTGCATTTATGTCTATGCTTTTCATCGACAAAAGGCAAAAACACTCGCCACACAGGAGAGTCATTACTCATAAGACTGCATAGTTAGTGACATCAGAAATGAGATAGGTAAAATGAAAAAACCCCGAAAACTCAAAGAGTTCTCGGGGTTTAAATTTGATGGCACGCCCTACAGGATTCGAACCTGTGACCACCTGCTTAGAAGGCAGGTGCTCTATCCAGCTGAGCTAAGGGCGCGCTACAGGGACAGGATTATACGAGTTAAAGAGGGTAAATCAACGGATTTCTCTAACAATCTGTTTCAAATGACGAATTTTTTACCAATAAATGCTAATCCGATTAAAAACACCCCAAAGCAAACGTTTGCCTATGGATGTTCGCTAAATTATCTGCGACAATGCGCGCAAAAATTTCACGACCCAAGTGTTAAGGAAAGTCATGACTGCCCAAAATATTGATGGAAAGCTCATATCTCAAACGGTTCGCTCAGAAGTTGCTGAGCGTGTTAAAGCACGTCTTGCCCAAGGATTGCGTGCTCCGGGCCTTGCTGTTGTCTTGGTAGGTGAAGATCCTGCATCACAAGTTTATGTCGGCAGTAAACGCCGTGCTTGTGAAGAAGTCGGTTTCATTTCTAAATCATACGATCTGCCTGTAACCACAACCCAAGACGAGCTACTCGCTTTGGTTGATGAATTAAATAACGACCCAACCATCGACGGCATTTTGGTGCAGCTGCCACTGCCAAAAGGCGTCGATTCAACATCAGTGCTAGAACGCATTTCTCCAGCAAAAGACGTGGACGGTTTCCACCCTTATAACGTTGGCCGCCTAGCGCAGCGTATTCCAGTGCTACGCTCTTGTACGCCAAAAGGGATTATCACGCTACTTGAACGCTACGAGATCGAACTACGTGGTAAACACGCGGTGATTGTTGGGGCATCCAATATCGTTGGTCGTCCTATGACGCTAGAGCTGCTGCTTGCTGGTTGCACTACCACCACTTGCCACCGCTTCACTCAAGATCTAGAACATCATGTTCGCCAAGCCGATCTACTAGTGGTTGCAGTAGGTAAACCGCATTTCATTCCTGGTGAGTGGATTAAAGAAGGTGCTATCGTGATCGATGTCGGTATTAACCGTCTAGAATCAGGCAAGTTAGTCGGTGATGTGGATTATGATATTGCCCGTGAAAAAGCGAGCTTTATTACTCCAGTACCTGGCGGTGTTGGTCCAATGACAGTCGCAAGCTTGATTGAAAACACCTTAATCGCTTGTGAGCTTAACGAGGCCCAAGGCTAAGTTTCCCCCAATGCTCCTAAAGATAACGGCAGTCCAATGACTGCCGTTTTTTTATCCTTATCTGATAGCTAGCGTTGATAACCAGTGATTTCACGCACCCAATCTATTGCTCCTTGAGGGTCAGTATCGGCGCAGTGCCCCCCTTCCCAGAAATAGGCCGCATTCACTTGCTTACCATGTTCCACTAAGCCAGCAGCAAGGTTGGCTAATACCGTAGGTGAGGTATTGTTATCTTTTGCCCCTGTCCGTAACCACCAATATTGCGCTACGCCACTCTGTTTGTTTTTCAACAAAAACGTCATCGGGTTCATCATCTGCGTTAACTGCACCATTTGTGGTGTCAGTGCCGCATGGGTGTTATTAGTCGCTTGGCGCAGCGCGTACTCACTAAAATGGTTCGCATCCACATATTCAGAACCAAACAGTTTGTTCTCTGGCGCACTTAAGTCCAGTGTATCGAAAGCTGGTAGCCCTTTTAGCCGTCCCATATCCGCGACAAAATCTGCCCACGTAAACTGCGCATGCTGACCATCCCAACGAATCCACGGGTGGAGATCGAGATAGATTTTTTGATCATCATGAGTTAATCCGTTGAGATAGCGCTCTAATGCAGGAATGAGGTAACGCGATTTCAAGTATTGGCGATAATTGGCAGTGGTTAAGACACCAAAACCTCCCACACCTTGTAATTGGAGACGGTCAAGATAGTTGCCAAATTGCTTTACCAACTCTTTCGATGGTTTTTGATTGACCAGACTCCCCTGCAAAGGCTCTTTACCAAACATCCACTCATAGGCTCCGTCAGCATGTTCAAGGTCTGTTATAGGGCTATAGCAAGCAGAAGCGAAAATGGCATCG is a window of Vibrio porteresiae DSM 19223 DNA encoding:
- the folD gene encoding bifunctional methylenetetrahydrofolate dehydrogenase/methenyltetrahydrofolate cyclohydrolase FolD, translated to MTAQNIDGKLISQTVRSEVAERVKARLAQGLRAPGLAVVLVGEDPASQVYVGSKRRACEEVGFISKSYDLPVTTTQDELLALVDELNNDPTIDGILVQLPLPKGVDSTSVLERISPAKDVDGFHPYNVGRLAQRIPVLRSCTPKGIITLLERYEIELRGKHAVIVGASNIVGRPMTLELLLAGCTTTTCHRFTQDLEHHVRQADLLVVAVGKPHFIPGEWIKEGAIVIDVGINRLESGKLVGDVDYDIAREKASFITPVPGGVGPMTVASLIENTLIACELNEAQG